Genomic segment of Octadecabacter arcticus 238:
AAAGGGACGGGGACCATGGCCTCAGATAAGCAAAACCTTCAGGACGCATTTCTCAATCATGTCCGTAAGATCAAGGTTCCAGTAACGATTTTCCTGATCAACGGCGTGAAACTGCAGGGTATAATTACTTGGTTTGACAGCTTTTGCGTCCTTTTGCGACGTGACGGTCAAAGCCAGCTGGTCTACAAATCCGCGATCAGCACGATCATGCCAGCCCAGCCGATCAGCCTCTACGACGGCGAAGAAAGTAGCTGATCATGGGTGATGAACGGTCTGCCACACGCGCCTACGTCCTGCATCCGGAAATCAAATCAGACAATAAACGCCGCAACGCAAAGTCCGCCCTCGAAGAAGGCGTCGCCCTTGCGCATGCGCTGCCTGAACTTGAGGTTGCGGGCAGCCAGGTCGTCAGTTTGCCAAAGATGCATCCGGGAATGCTGTTCGGTAAAGGCAAGATCCAAGAAATCAAAGGCTGGTTAGAAGACGCCAAGGCCGGCCTCGTGCTGATTGATGGCCATGTCAGCCCCGTGCAACAGCGCAATCTTGAAAAAGAATGGGGCGTAAAGTTGCTGGATCGCACGGGTCTCATTCTGGAGATTTTTAGCGACCGTGCCCGTACCCGCGAAGGTGTCTTGCAGGTTGAGATGGCGGCGCTGTCGTATCAGCGCACGCGACTTGTGCGCGCTTGGACCCACCTTGAACGCCAACGTGGTGGTCTCGGCTTTGTCGGCGGCCCCGGTGAAACCCAAGTGGAGGCTGACCGCCGCGCGATCGATTTGCAGCTTAATAACCTGAAAAAACAATTGTCCAAAGTCGTCAAAACCCGCGAATTGCACCGCAAAGCGCGCGCTAAGGTGCCGTACCCTATTGTTGCGCTGGTGGGCTATACCAACGCGGGGAAATCGACGTTGTTCAATCGCCTGTCTGGCGCCGATGTCTTTGCCCATGACATGCTATTCGCGACGCTGGACCCGACCATGCGCAAGGTCGAATTGCCCAACGGGGACGAAGTCATCATGTCCGACACCGTTGGATTCATCTCCGATTTGCCGACACAACTGGTCGCGTCGTTTCGCGCCACACTGGAAGAAGTGCTTGAGGCGGATATCATTTTGCACGTGCGTGATATCAGCCACCCGCAATCAGCAGAACAAAAGAAAGCCGTGCTGGATACCCTGCGCCAGTTGGATGTGAACCCCGACGTCCCGATGATCGAGGTTCTCAACAAGATTGATCTGCTGGAACCCGAAGATGCGGGCTATTTGCAGGCGCTCCACAAAGACAATGACAAGGTGTTCGGCATTTCCGCTGTGACGGGTGAAGGGCTTGATCGGCTTCTGAATGACGTTACCGACCATTTAATAGTGCAAACCCGTACGCTGACGCTGGACCTTGATTGGGCCATGGGCGCGGCCCAAAGCTGGCTGCGCGCCGAAGGAGTGATCGAAAGCGAAGCCCAGACAGACACGGGCTGGACATTGGATGTGCGTTGGACCACGCGCCAGCAAGCGCACTTTGAAAAGCAGTTTCCAGACGCGTTTCCAGATCAAGTCGTTGAGGACACGGATGAGGACGCGCCAAGTGGTGACTACCACCCGCTGGACTAGAACCCCTTCCTTACATTTGCCTTTGTCTCAAAAATATCCCGTGGGAAACCTAGACCATCCATTGGTCAAGTCCAATGGATCGCTTAGGATGGGGGCTGGCCCGCTCCGCGTCGGATTAGTGAAGCCAATCCGACCTTACCGGATGGACTAATACCCGTGTAATTAATTGCCCTGAAGAACCGGTTCAAGGATTGTCACACCCACTGCGCCACCGCGCGCCAATGCCGGATCGAGCGACATCGGAATGTATTCCCCCCGCCGCCACAGTTCGCCTAGATCATCGTAATAGCGCGACAAGAAATGCCCCGATTGCCCTGTGGATGTGATGAAGACGGAACTGTCGGGATCGGCGAAATCATATACGCCACGATAGGTCGCCGCATGGACATTCATGAACGGATCATCACCGATACCGCTCGTGCGGCCACGCATCAGCGTGTTGTCGCCACCGGATGTGGACTGGCGGATGTTGACGAACCAACGCAACACGGGCGCTGTGCCAAGCACGGGATGATCATGGGTGGCTTCATGGGCATCGCCCCAGCGCAGCGTCTGCAGGTTCGTCCCATAATTTTGTGATATCCAAACCAACGCGTCGTCCAACGCCAAGCGGGCGATGTCTGAACAGGTTTCGCGTGGCGCAGATTGCAGCACATCGCACCACGCCGCAGCGCCATCGGTGTTGCGGTACACCCGTTCAATAAACAATGGCTCAACATGGGTGTATTCGCGCGCCAATGGTCCGAGTTCATCGCGCATCAGACGGTCCTGAAGGGCGCGCATCCACGCGGCATAGATCAGTGGCTCGGGCAGATGTTCGTTCATCTCACCGTTCCACTCAGCCAGCAGTGCCAGCGCGTCTTGGCGTAGCTTTTCGGGCGTTCCTCCGGGTGCGGCCTCACCGGTGAACCATAGATCGGCACCGATCAGCGGCAGGATGGAACGTGCGGTGTAACTAACGGTATCTCTTTGCGCCTCGATGAAACTGTCACGGGTGTGAACTTCGCGGGCTTGCATCAACAACCGCCAACGGTTCACCCGCTGACTGTCGCTCCAGCTAAAGCTGACATGGGCGGGAAACGGCGCATTGGTGATCTTGTTGTTGGTGTTGCCAACTATGCCGCCAACTGGGTCTATCCAGCCGGGATTGGTGTCAAACGGGCGGTGACCGTCCCAGCGGTTCTGCGGCAAATACCCGTAATGCGGCATACGCCCCTGTGTCACGTTATCCGCGCGGCGGTTGGGCACATGCCCGATGAGCTTCAGCCCGACCGAATTGCGATCAGCCAGCGTCAGCATTTGGGACGGAGCAACATAGTTTTCAGCCGCCGCAATCCCCGCTTCGACACTGCGCGCGCGCATCAGGTTCATCGCCGCTTGCATGGTCGTGTCTTGCCCCGACAGCGCAGTCCAAGCCAACACCGTCACATGGCCCGGTGGCCGGATCGTGCCAAGATCGAATTGATCAGGTGGCAAGACCGGGCCGTTCACTGTCCATTGCAGTTGCAGCGTAATCGACGGTTCATCCTTGATGCGCACAATGCTCTCGCGGGATTCAAAATTTGCCCAGCCATTTGGCACGCGGTACTGGTTCGCATCAGATGGGTTTACCTCTTCGATATAGACATCTTGATCGTCCAGATTGCTTGACGTGATGCCCCAGCCAAGGTCGGCTGACCGACCGACCATGATAACAGGAACACCGGGGATCGTGCCGCCGATGACGCCGCCAGATTCCAGTTCCAGCCGCGCAAGGTACCAGATCGACGGGGCGGTCAGACCAAGGTGCGGATCATTGGCAAGTAGTGTTGATCCCGTGGCAGATCGCGTGATGCCCGCCGCCCATGCATTTGATGCACCAGCAAGATCGCGCGGCACGACAGGGGACAATGGATAAAACGCCATGCGATTGTTAGGTGTAAAGGCTGGCACATCGGGAAACAGGGCGGCGTAGTTTGGCAGTGCCGCGAGGCCCGCGCCCGGCGCCTCGGGCAGGATATCGTTGAGCCGCTCGTCATTGCCAAGAACCAGCGAGGTGCGGGCGCGCAGGACCTCAGTCTCTAGATGATTGCTCAGCTGTAACGCCATGAGTTTGATGATCGACACGGAATCTGCGGGCTGCCAAGGGGCAATAGCATGGTTGAACAACCACATTTCAGGTGCGCCGCGCCCGCGCGCACCTGCGTTGACTTGGCCAATCCATGCATTTACCCCGTCTGAATAGGCTTCCAATGCGGCTTGGGTTTGACCATCCAGCGCTTGCACAGAGGTCCGTGACAACTTGTAAAGATCAAGGCGACGGATCAGGCTGTCGATGGGCAGCGTGCGCGCACCAAACAGTTCTGACAAACGCCCCTGTGCAGTACGGCGCAGCATCGTCATCTGCCACAAACGGTCCTGCGCGTGGGCCATGCCAAGGGCGAAAAACACGTCTTCGTCGGTTTCACCAAAAATATGTGGCACATTGGCATTGTCGCGCACGATTTCCACGGGGGCCGAAATACCTGCGACCTGCAACGTGCCCTCATATTCGGGCAAGGACCGCGAGGCGAAATAATACGCCAGCGCAAACACAGCCACGCCAAACAAGATCAGCGCTGAAGCGAGCCGGACAAGCCAGCGAAAGACGAGTGCCATAGAGGTTCCTTCGACGTGGTCCCGCCAGATGCTTGACGTGGCGCGGGGGTTCGTTACCTATCTCGCAACACAAATGATGATGCAAGCGGGAGAGACGTGATGGCAAAAGTGGCTTTTTTGGGCTTGGGGGTCATGGGCTACCCGATGGCAGGGCATTTGGCAAAAGCTGGCCATGATGTGACGGTGTACAATCGAACCCCAACAAAGGCGGATGCTTGGGTGGCTGAACACGGCGGCGCGGCTGCTGCAACACCTGCGCAAGCGGCCAAGGGTGCGGATTTTGTGATGTCTTGCGTTGGCAATGACGACGATCTGCGGGCCGTTTGCATCGGCGAGGATGGTGCGTTTTCGACCATGTCAAAGGGTGCTGTGTTTGTGGATCACACCACGGTGTCGGCGAAAGTCACGCGCGAGCTTTATGCGGCGGCCGCAGATGTAGGTCTGTCATTTGTCGACGCGCCAATATCGGGGGGGCAGGCGGGGGCTGAAAACGGTGTATTGTCGGTAATGTGTGGTGGTGATGCGGACGTCTACGGGCGTGCAGAGCCGATCATAGATGCCTACGCCCGCGTGTGCCGGCGCATTGGCGACAGCGGTGCCGGACAGATGACCAAAATGTGCAATCAGATCGCCATTGCAGGTCTTGTTCAGGGCTTGTCAGAGGCATTGCACTTCGCGGAGAAAGCCGGCCTTGACGGGCGCGCGGTTGTCGAAGTTATCTGTCAAGGCGCTGCCGGATCGTGGCAAATGCAAAACCGGTACGAAACGATGATTGACGGTGAGTTCGAACATGGCTTTGCCGTGGATTGGATGCGCAAAGATCTCGGCATTTGTCTTGAGACTGCAGATGAGACAGGCGCGGCATTGCCTGTCACTGCTTTGGTTGATCAATTCTATAAAGACGTCCAAAACATGGGTGGAAATCGCTGGGATACATCAAGTTTGCTAAAACGGCTTCGTGCGCTGGGTTAGGCGCCGCGTAGGATTTCGAATTTGCTTTGCACATCCGGCGGCGCGGGGGCTCGCCCCCGTCGCTGCGCGACTCCCCCAGGATATTTATGAGACAAAGGCAGGCGGAAAGTGCTTTCAGTCGGTCGTGATGCAGGTGCCAATGAGCGTTTGGTTTTCCGGCTCTAAGGTCAGGCGTGTCGATCCGTCGGCTTGCACGATCATCAGGGCACGTGCGGTTTCGCCTGCGTCTCGATGGAAACCGACAATACCACCGTCCATCATGATCGCTTGTGCATTGAAGCGACGGTCGCCCATGGTAACATCGCTGACTTGCCGTCGCGGCGGGTCGCTTGGGTCTTGTGGTGCCACAAACTGGCTGGCGTCGATGCTGAAGCGCACAGACGTTTTTGCGCAATCGGTCAGGCAGGTCGAATCGGTAAGACGACAAGACAGATCAGCCGCCGTGGGCACGGCCAAAACGCACAGTACCGCCGCGAGGCGCGTCATGGCGTGATGCGACGATCGCATGATCCGGAGGCGAAATGTTCTACCAAAGAACTGCCATTCCCTGCCGTGGCCGTAAGATCAATGCCACGATCCTCAAAGACCGTGAGAGTGCCGCTAACCTCCCCGCCCGTGCTTTCAAAAACAAGCCCATCAGGGATTTCAGTGAGCGTTGCACGTGGGCTGAAGCCACGCAGTTCAAGGCGTGGCAGGCCATCCGCGTGGCGCAAATAAATGACAAAGGACAACGGTTCACGCGAACACGTATCGCCTTCGCAGTAATTATTTATCGTGCATACGTAGTGGGGGTAGGTGTCATCGCCTGCCACATCAGGCGCGTCAGAGCGACCCGACGCCATTGCGATAATTGCCAGAAGTATGATCACGACGACCATGATGATGGGGAGCATTGTGGAACGGTTCATCTAGGACCCTTTCAGACAGAATGGCGGTCCCCCATATACGCGCAGTTTGACGATCAAACCGACAGGCGCGCGGCATGGGCGCCACGTTCGCGGTAGGGGGTTGTGTCATAATGTGCACGATAACACTTTGAGAAGTGCGACGGCGAGGCAAAACCGCAAGCCAGTGCCACATTGATCACCGACATATCTGTCTGCATCAGCAGGTTACGCGCCTTTTGCAGGCGCAATTCCATGTAGTAGCGTTTCGGCGACCGGTTCAGATAACGGCGAAACAGACGTTCCAGTTGGCGCGTCGACATGCCGACGTCTTTGGCCAAGATGGACGGGCTGATCGGCTCTTCGATGTTGAGTTCCATGGCCTGAATAACACGGGACAGTTTGGGGTGACGCACGCCGATCCGTGTCGGGATAGACATACGTTGGGTGTCTTGATCGGTGCGGATAGAGGAATAGATTTGCTGATCGGCAACAGCATTGGCCAGTTCTTCGCCTTGTTGATCGGCGATGATCTGCAAAAACAAATCAATCGACGATGTGCCACCGGCGGTGGTCCAGCGATTGCCGTCCTTGACGAAAACCGACTTTGTCAGCTCAACTTCAAGGAATTCTTCAGTAAAACTGTCGTGGTTTTCCCAATGGATCGTGGCGCGTTTGCCATCCAGAAGGCCTGCCTTGGCAAGGGAAAACGCCGCCGTGCACAATCCACCCATTATGATACCGCGTCGCGCCTCCCGTCGGAGCCAGTTCAGGATCCGTTTGGTGGTGGCAGCCTGAACATCGCGACCGCCGCACAGGATCATTGTGTCGTCGCGGTGTAATTCATCCAGATCACTGTCGAGCGTGAATACCGTCCCGGTCGAGCAGCTTATTGTTCCACCGCCTTCGCCAATGATACGCCACGAATACAAGTCTTCGCCTGACATCTGGTTGGCAATTCGCAAACAATCAATCGCCGCAGCAAACGACAGCAAGGTGAATTCGTTCAAAAGCACAAAGACAAACCGGCGCGGGGCAGCGCGGGACTTTTCGATGTCTTTGGCGTGGTGGCGTTGCATGGCAGCTTTATCCGTATGCTAATTACCGAGCCTCATCACTTTTTTTGACGACTAGCAAGACAATTAGACGTCGCTTGCGACAAAAGCCGACGCGTTTTGCCATTGGACCTTATCCACAGGATTGTTATATGAAACTCTTGTATGGCTAACGTGACCCCGAAAAGATCAACAGGGGCACAAAATCTTCGGAGCAATAACATGACGGACTGGAAAAAATCAGACTGGCGCAACAAGCCACGGGTACAGATGCCGGATTATACCGACGCTGCCGCCCTTACGGCGGTTGAAGCAAAGCTGAGCACATATCCGCCGCTTGTTTTTGCAGGCGAGGCGCGGCGGTTGCGGTCCCATTTGGCGGACGTCAGCCGTGGCGATGCGTTTTTGTTGCAGGGCGGCGATTGCGCCGAAAGCTTTGCAGCATTTAGTGCAGACGGTATCCGCGACACGTTCAAAGTGATGTTGCAGATGGCCGTTGTTTTGACGTTCGGTGCCAAGGTGCCTGTGATCAAGGTTGGCCGAATGGCCGGGCAATTTGCCAAGCCACGGTCCGCGCCAACGGAAGTTGTGGGTGGTGTTGAACTGCCAAGCTACCGCGGTGACATCATCAATGATCTGGAATTCACGCCAGAATCGCGCATGCCGAACCCCGACAAGATGCTGCAGGCCTACACGCAGGCCGCTGGCACGCTTAACCTGTTGCGGGCGTTTTCGACCGGTGGTTACGCCGACATTCATAAGGTCCACGCTTGGACGCTGGGCTTCACGGCTGGACACGAGGCGGAAAAGTACCGCGCTATGGCCGAACAAATCAGCGATACGCTTGATTTCATGAAAGCCGCAGGCATGAGCGAAGAAGCCGCGCATGCGCTTGAAACGGTTGAATTTTATACCTCTCACGAGGCGCTGTTGCTAGAATACGAAGAGGCACTGACGCGGGTGGATTCAACGTCCGGAAAATGGCTTGCGGGGTCGGGCCATATGGTTTGGATCGGCGATCGCACCCGTCAGCCTGATGGTGCACATGTTGAATTTTGTGCCGGAGTGCAGAACCCGATTGGTCTGAAGTGCGGCCCGACAATGACGTCCGGCCACCTCAAGGCGTTGATGGCAAAGCTGAACCCGACCAATGAAGCCGGTCGTTTGTCGCTAATCGCGCGCTTTGGCGCCGGGTCGGTTGGCGAACACTTGCCGCGTCTGATCAAAGCTGTGGAAGAAGAGGGTGCTAAGGTCACGTGGGTTTGCGATCCGATGCACGGCAACACGATCAAATCGTCAACGGGCTACAAAACGCGTCCGTTTGAATCTGTGCTGCGCGAAGTGCGTGAATTCTTCGGAGTGCATAACGCCGAAGGCACGATCCCGGGCGGTGTGCATTTTGAGATAACGGGCGCTGATGTGACGGAATGTACTGGCGGCGTGCGCGCTGTGACCGATGAAGACCTGTCAGATCGCTATCACACAGCGTGCGATCCGCGCCTGAACGCATCGCAATCGCTTGAACTGGCC
This window contains:
- the hflX gene encoding GTPase HflX; the protein is MGDERSATRAYVLHPEIKSDNKRRNAKSALEEGVALAHALPELEVAGSQVVSLPKMHPGMLFGKGKIQEIKGWLEDAKAGLVLIDGHVSPVQQRNLEKEWGVKLLDRTGLILEIFSDRARTREGVLQVEMAALSYQRTRLVRAWTHLERQRGGLGFVGGPGETQVEADRRAIDLQLNNLKKQLSKVVKTRELHRKARAKVPYPIVALVGYTNAGKSTLFNRLSGADVFAHDMLFATLDPTMRKVELPNGDEVIMSDTVGFISDLPTQLVASFRATLEEVLEADIILHVRDISHPQSAEQKKAVLDTLRQLDVNPDVPMIEVLNKIDLLEPEDAGYLQALHKDNDKVFGISAVTGEGLDRLLNDVTDHLIVQTRTLTLDLDWAMGAAQSWLRAEGVIESEAQTDTGWTLDVRWTTRQQAHFEKQFPDAFPDQVVEDTDEDAPSGDYHPLD
- a CDS encoding penicillin acylase family protein, translated to MALVFRWLVRLASALILFGVAVFALAYYFASRSLPEYEGTLQVAGISAPVEIVRDNANVPHIFGETDEDVFFALGMAHAQDRLWQMTMLRRTAQGRLSELFGARTLPIDSLIRRLDLYKLSRTSVQALDGQTQAALEAYSDGVNAWIGQVNAGARGRGAPEMWLFNHAIAPWQPADSVSIIKLMALQLSNHLETEVLRARTSLVLGNDERLNDILPEAPGAGLAALPNYAALFPDVPAFTPNNRMAFYPLSPVVPRDLAGASNAWAAGITRSATGSTLLANDPHLGLTAPSIWYLARLELESGGVIGGTIPGVPVIMVGRSADLGWGITSSNLDDQDVYIEEVNPSDANQYRVPNGWANFESRESIVRIKDEPSITLQLQWTVNGPVLPPDQFDLGTIRPPGHVTVLAWTALSGQDTTMQAAMNLMRARSVEAGIAAAENYVAPSQMLTLADRNSVGLKLIGHVPNRRADNVTQGRMPHYGYLPQNRWDGHRPFDTNPGWIDPVGGIVGNTNNKITNAPFPAHVSFSWSDSQRVNRWRLLMQAREVHTRDSFIEAQRDTVSYTARSILPLIGADLWFTGEAAPGGTPEKLRQDALALLAEWNGEMNEHLPEPLIYAAWMRALQDRLMRDELGPLAREYTHVEPLFIERVYRNTDGAAAWCDVLQSAPRETCSDIARLALDDALVWISQNYGTNLQTLRWGDAHEATHDHPVLGTAPVLRWFVNIRQSTSGGDNTLMRGRTSGIGDDPFMNVHAATYRGVYDFADPDSSVFITSTGQSGHFLSRYYDDLGELWRRGEYIPMSLDPALARGGAVGVTILEPVLQGN
- the hfq gene encoding RNA chaperone Hfq — encoded protein: MASDKQNLQDAFLNHVRKIKVPVTIFLINGVKLQGIITWFDSFCVLLRRDGQSQLVYKSAISTIMPAQPISLYDGEESS
- a CDS encoding NAD(P)-dependent oxidoreductase encodes the protein MAKVAFLGLGVMGYPMAGHLAKAGHDVTVYNRTPTKADAWVAEHGGAAAATPAQAAKGADFVMSCVGNDDDLRAVCIGEDGAFSTMSKGAVFVDHTTVSAKVTRELYAAAADVGLSFVDAPISGGQAGAENGVLSVMCGGDADVYGRAEPIIDAYARVCRRIGDSGAGQMTKMCNQIAIAGLVQGLSEALHFAEKAGLDGRAVVEVICQGAAGSWQMQNRYETMIDGEFEHGFAVDWMRKDLGICLETADETGAALPVTALVDQFYKDVQNMGGNRWDTSSLLKRLRALG
- a CDS encoding GlxA family transcriptional regulator; the protein is MQRHHAKDIEKSRAAPRRFVFVLLNEFTLLSFAAAIDCLRIANQMSGEDLYSWRIIGEGGGTISCSTGTVFTLDSDLDELHRDDTMILCGGRDVQAATTKRILNWLRREARRGIIMGGLCTAAFSLAKAGLLDGKRATIHWENHDSFTEEFLEVELTKSVFVKDGNRWTTAGGTSSIDLFLQIIADQQGEELANAVADQQIYSSIRTDQDTQRMSIPTRIGVRHPKLSRVIQAMELNIEEPISPSILAKDVGMSTRQLERLFRRYLNRSPKRYYMELRLQKARNLLMQTDMSVINVALACGFASPSHFSKCYRAHYDTTPYRERGAHAARLSV
- a CDS encoding class II 3-deoxy-7-phosphoheptulonate synthase, whose translation is MTDWKKSDWRNKPRVQMPDYTDAAALTAVEAKLSTYPPLVFAGEARRLRSHLADVSRGDAFLLQGGDCAESFAAFSADGIRDTFKVMLQMAVVLTFGAKVPVIKVGRMAGQFAKPRSAPTEVVGGVELPSYRGDIINDLEFTPESRMPNPDKMLQAYTQAAGTLNLLRAFSTGGYADIHKVHAWTLGFTAGHEAEKYRAMAEQISDTLDFMKAAGMSEEAAHALETVEFYTSHEALLLEYEEALTRVDSTSGKWLAGSGHMVWIGDRTRQPDGAHVEFCAGVQNPIGLKCGPTMTSGHLKALMAKLNPTNEAGRLSLIARFGAGSVGEHLPRLIKAVEEEGAKVTWVCDPMHGNTIKSSTGYKTRPFESVLREVREFFGVHNAEGTIPGGVHFEITGADVTECTGGVRAVTDEDLSDRYHTACDPRLNASQSLELAFLVSEELSARRSKAQAAQSA